A window from Telopea speciosissima isolate NSW1024214 ecotype Mountain lineage chromosome 8, Tspe_v1, whole genome shotgun sequence encodes these proteins:
- the LOC122671447 gene encoding uncharacterized protein LOC122671447: protein MSGNALGDGKEGFPKAYIEKCNENLDKCQRRDPGSLASTPSNEGEYVNSGTDVGVSEVEYIESENLNDLEDVDTILKTLLSGLDSKDWVLVCEALNNVRRLSIFHKEAMLDMLGNVISSIVKSLKNPRSAVCKTAIMTSEDIFNVYSDCIIDSFEPLLVQLLLKSSQDKRFVCDAAERALVAMTTWVSPTLLLPKLQPYLKHKNPRIRAKASMCFCRSVPKLGSEGIKAYGIDKLIQIAASQLSDRLPESREAARTLLLELQTVYEKSHISAPTVESEHSEMGSWEHFCQSKLSPLSAQAVLRVTNIGREGLVMGS from the exons ATGTCGGGAAACGCCCTCGGAGATGGTAAGGAGGGCTTTCCAAAGGCTTATATTGAGAAGTGCAATGAAAATCTTGACAAATGTCAGAGGAGAGATCCTGGTTCATTGGCCTCAACTCCAAGTAATGAAGGTGAATATGTGAATAGTGGAACAGACGTAGGTGTGTCAGAAGTGGAGTATATAGAATCTGAAAACCTAAACGATCTAGAAGATGTGGATACTATTCTCAAG ACACTGTTGTCGGGACTAGACTCCAAAGATTGGGTTTTGGTATGTGAGGCATTGAATAATGTCCGGCGATTGTCAATATTTCACAAGGAGGCAATGCTTGATATGTT GGGCAATGTGATCTCATCAATTGTGAAATCCTTGAAGAATCCAAGAAGTGCAGTGTGTAAAACTGCGATTATGACATCCGAAGATATTTTTAATGTTTACAGTGATTGTATAATTGATTCATTTGAGCCTCTG CTTGTTCAGCTTCTTCTCAAGTCTTCACAAGATAAAAGATTTGTTTGTGATGCTGCTGAGAGGGCTTTGGTAGCAATGACTACTTGGGTTTCCCCCACTCTGTTGTTGCCAAAGTTGCAACCATATCTTAAGCACAAGAATCCTCGAATTCGAGCTAAGGCATCAATGTGCTTTTGTCGAAGTGTACCAAAGCTG GGAAGTGAAGGAATTAAAGCTTATGGGATTGATAAATTGATCCAAATAGCTGCATCTCAACTCAGTGATCGGCTCCCCGAGTCTAGGGAGGCTGCTCGGACTCTTCTCTTGGAGCTGCAAACTGTATATGAGAAATCCCACATCTCTGCACCAACTGTAGAATCTGAACATTCTGAAATGGGTTCTTGGGAGCACTTTTGCCAATCAAAGCTCTCTCCTTTAAGTGCACAAGCCGTTCTGCGTGTTACCAATATTGGAAGGGAGGGTCTTGTTATGGGCTCCTAA